The genome window ACCGGCAGCGCCAGCAATGCAATCAAGAACAGCATGCCATAACCGCGCCGAAGCGCTATCCAGGAACCGAGAAGCGCTGTGGCTATCATGGTCACCTGGGCGATGATCACGGTCACCCCTGTGTATGCCGCGGGGTTCACGTCAAAACGGGCGACGGCCGATTGTCCCAGAAGGGGAAGCATGGCCGCGTTGCCGAGATGAAAAAACGCCAGGGTGATGGCTATGGCCAGCAGGGCGCGGTCTGAAAAAAGTACCCGCAGGGGTATGGGGGCGGCATCGGGTTTTCCCTGATTTTCTTCAAGACCGCGCGCCGTTGCATTGTCAATGTGCGCGGGGTTGATGCCTCCAAGGCACATGATGCAGAGCATGCCCATGACTGCCATGACAAAAAAGACGCCAGGAATGCCGTAGTAATAGCCGACAACGGTTCCGAGAACAGCCGTAGCGCCGTTGCCAAAATGGTTCCACGCCTCATTTTTGCCAAGGCGTGCCGGTAGGCCCTTCTGGCCGACCATGCCCAGGGTTATGCCGGAAAGGGTCGGAGCAATGGCGGCTGCCAGCGCGCCGTGCAATATTCTGGACGTCCAGACTGAAAAGGTGTTGAACCATAAAAAGATACCGCCGCAAGCCACCACGATCAGAATAACCGTAGCGCCAAGGAGCAGCCGTTTTTTGTCGGCCCTGTCTGCCAGCGCGCCCAATGGGGTGGTGCAAAACATGCCAGCAAGGCCTCCGGCTGTCATGACATACCCGATTTCATCCGGCAGCCAGCCCTTGCCCTGCAAAAAAACTCCAAAAAACGGCCCCAAACCGTCACGCACGTCGGCCAGAGCAAAGCAGAGCAGGGAAAGGAAGGTCAGGGATCGTGTCTTGGATTCTGTGTACATAAAAACTCGCGAGGATGGGGTATTGTAGCCTTATAGCCTGCTCTAAAAGTGTATTTCGTTTAATGATGGTTTGCAAGATAGAACAACAATGAATACTGGTGCGGGTTCGTGGAACTAATTTGTCTATACACTGTTTTCTACTAAAATGTCATTATATATATCACATTGCGTGCGTTAATGCAGCTTCAAAGCTTTTGTCAGTGATTTCGTGATTATTCACGAGTCAATGCATGCCTGATGTTGTAGGCGCAACATATATTTTATGCATTGTCTGCAATGGCCTTTATGAAGGAACCTGGCTGTTCAACACGACAGCAGGCGGGTCTTTTGAGGACACATGTGATCGACGCAACTGGAATGAATACTATGCTATGGTGTAAAACCATGTTTTTTTACTGTATTAAAAATAGTGTTTCATGATCTGGTATAGTGTGATAAACTCTCTATCTGATAACACTTTCATCAATAATGTGTGTTGTGTATATATGTATAGGTTTTCTTGTTTCGAATAAGGTATATTACACGGAAAACACCATGCAATGCATTGATGGCTCTAATCCTTTAAAAGAATCGACCGATTTAGAAAGCAATACTCTCTCCAGGATGAAGACATGAAAATTTCACATAAGCTTTTGTGCATCAGTTGTGTTCCTTTGCTGGCCTTTCTGGTTGTAAGCGTCATGTACGCCCGTATCTGGAGCAATGAAAAAAGCACCATTGTTGAAATCAGGCATAATATTGATCTGTTTATTCCCGTTTCGCGGCTCATCCACGAGCTACAGAAGGAGCGCGGCCTGACCAGCGCCTTTCGGTCTGGCGCGAGCAGAAGCGGCATGGACAGGCAGCGTGGACAAGTGGACGCCATCCTGGCCGAATTGCCCGCAGTCATCAGCACGGCCTCTCTGAGCGCCGGGCAGGCGCAGGATTTCAATGCCACGCTCAAAGAGGTGGCGGTCGTTAGGCAGAAGGTGGAGCAGGGCGGCAACCTCGCAGATTTGCTGGCGGACTATGGCGGGCTCATTGCCCGTCTGTTGGAACATGAGAAAACCGTTGCCAATCTGCGCAGTTTTCTCGGCATCGACAAAATATTTACCACAGTGGAGCTGCTGGAAAACGCCAAAGAAAGCGCTGGCCGGTTGCGCGCCGCTCTTTCCGGCGTACTCACCGCAGACAAGGGCATAACGCTGGAAACCTTCCAGCGCCTGGTGGCGCTCAAGGCACAGATGGATGCCAATGTTTTTTCCAAAACAATGGTTCTGGTGCCCGAAGGGCGGCAAATCCTGAACGCCATGCAAAACTCCCAGCCCTGGCAGGACGCCGACAAGGCATTTTACGTCGTGCTGGCCCACTACGGTGAAGGCAATTTTGGTGTTTCCGGCGAG of Desulfovibrio sp. contains these proteins:
- a CDS encoding MFS transporter is translated as MYTESKTRSLTFLSLLCFALADVRDGLGPFFGVFLQGKGWLPDEIGYVMTAGGLAGMFCTTPLGALADRADKKRLLLGATVILIVVACGGIFLWFNTFSVWTSRILHGALAAAIAPTLSGITLGMVGQKGLPARLGKNEAWNHFGNGATAVLGTVVGYYYGIPGVFFVMAVMGMLCIMCLGGINPAHIDNATARGLEENQGKPDAAPIPLRVLFSDRALLAIAITLAFFHLGNAAMLPLLGQSAVARFDVNPAAYTGVTVIIAQVTMIATALLGSWIALRRGYGMLFLIALLALPVRGLVAGFYDSPWSVVPVQILDGISSGLMGVATPGIVARILRGSGHVNLGLGFVLTIQGLGAAFSTTYGGLFAHYISYSAAFLALAVAPCMGLTVFALASRRYRSLADAATAFN